A segment of the Caretta caretta isolate rCarCar2 chromosome 13, rCarCar1.hap1, whole genome shotgun sequence genome:
accggctggctgggggtcaggggctgcgggtcgggactgaggggcaccagctggctcgggagctgggctgggctagcaggggctgcggtccgggagtgaggggcaccggctggctggggggcaggggctgcgggtcgggactgaggggcaccggctggctggggggcaggggctgcgggtcgggagtgaggggcaccagctggctcgggagctgggctgggctagcaggggctgcggtccgggagtgaggggcactggctggctgcaggtcgggactgaggggcaccggctggctggggggctgggctagcaggggctgcgggtcgggagtgaggggcaccagctggctcgggagctgggctgggctagcaggggctgcaggtcgggactgaggggcaccggctggctggggggcaggggctgtgggtcgggactgaggggcaccggctggctggggggctgggctagcaggggctgcgggtcaggactgaggggcaccggctggctgggctgggctgggctagcaggggctgcatgTCGgtagtgaggggcaccggctggctgggggacagggctgggctgggctagcaggggctgtgggtcgggagtgagggccACCGGCGGGGTCGGCAGGGTtcggctagcaggggctgcgggttgggagtgaggaggtgagcccagggctgtgggtcgggagtgagggccGTCGGCAGGGTtcggctagcaggggctgcgggccgggattgagggccaccagcagggttcagctagcaggggctgcgggttgggagtgagggggtgaGCCCAGgactgtgggtcgggagtgaggagcACTGGCGGAGCTGTGTACTATACTGCGCCTGCCCCATTGGGTCCCCCTTTTGATGGTTTCCAATGTTGTGTCTTTCTGCCAGGTGTGGAGTTCGGGGCTCGGATGATCAACattgatagcaaacagatcaagcTGCAGATCTGGGACACGGTGAGATGGGCAGACACTGGGGGGGAGGCTGCATTCACAATTGTGGGGAGAAATGGGGCTGGGAGAAGTATCTGAGGAGGTGTGGGGTTAGGTAGCTAGGAGCAGTGGGAGtgatggggctgggagctgtggggtgtggTTGTGTGGAGGATGCTAGGGAGGATTGTACGGGAAGGAGGTGGGTGTGATGCAGGGGAGTAGGGTGACTGGGAGAGCCGGGGGACCCAGCAGGGAAGTGGAGCCAGGTGAGCAGCTGCATTCACCCCCTTTTTCTCCCATCCAGGCCGGCCAGGAGTCTTTCCGTTCCATCACCCGCTCCTACTACCGTGGTGCAGCCGGAGCGCTGCTGGTCTATGACATCACCAGGTAGGGCCTGGCTCCCTCAccccacactcccctccctcACACACTCAGAGCCTGTCTatccccacagcacctcccaacccctctctgccctgcaggcGGGAGACCTTTAACCACCTGACCTCGTGGCTGGAGGACGCTCGGCAGCATTCCAGCTCCAACATGGTCATCATGCTTATCGGCAACAAGAGGTAACtgagggggttggggtccagGCCAGGTCCATGCAGAGATCTTCTGTCAAGGAGCTGGGGGAGCTGCCAGGGGGGTTCTCATCTCTGTGGGGTGCAAGAACCCCAGGGGGTAggtgggtgcagggctggcatctGCTGGGTCAGATGGGAAGCTGGCTCTCAGTGAGGGAATTCTCTGCGTGGTGCAGGGATCCAGGGTGAAGCGTGTTCAGCCCTGCCAGTACAGGCTTCACAGCCGAGGGCAGGACTCCCTGGAGCAGGACCCCTGCCCAGACAtgctcaccccccacccctggtgtCCCTGCAGTGACCTGGAGTCCCGGCGGGATGTGCAGAAAGCAGAGGGAGAGGCCTTCGCACGGGAACACGGGCTGGTCTTCATGGAGACCTCGGCCAAGACATCCACCAACGTCGAGGAGGTGACCAAGGGAAAAGGGGGCTGGGATCACGGCCCGgactgccccttcccacccaccaccaGCTCTCCCGCAGTCTCCCCATCTGCCCACCtgctctcctgccccatcccccaaccTGCTCTCCCACCACCTCCCCCCGCCTGCCCACCTGCTCTCCCGCCCCATTCCTCCCTGTTCTGCCCACCCCATTCCCACACCCTCTGCTTGGCCAAGACAGCCGCCAGTGGCAGAGGGGACCTGGGGTAACTTCCCATAGTCCCCCCTCCACACCCTGTTACACCCAGGAGTCCCCCCGCTGACAGCAGGGCTAGGGGGTGCAtcttgggtgtgggggagagacgcccccaggccagcctgcttTCAGCCCCACATGTGTTGGGTTTTCAGGCCTTCATTGACACAGCCAAGGAAATCTACAGGAAGATTCAGCAGGGGCTCTTTGACGTCAACAACGAGGTGAGCCTGGGCCCCATTGCTCATCCCCGAAGGCCTGCAGGGTCTCCTGGCTTGGGGGTGCCCTGGCAGTGCTGtcctggacacctgggttcccaCTTCCTCTCCAAGGCATATGCTGTGGGAGTGAGTGCCCCATGCTGCTATCTCGGATGCCTGGGTCCCTTCCCCTAGGGGCCAGGAGCTCTGTGAGATCTTCTAGGGGTGATGGGATCCCATTCCCAGACCCAGTGTCTTGTTGCAGGGCCCCTGGGGGCAGCACCCTCCCCTATGCACACCTGAGTAACCTCCCCTCTCTCTTCTAGGCGAATGGCATCAAGATCGGGCCCCAGCAGCCGTCAGGCACAGCTCCTGGCGCCGGCTCTCGTCACAGCCCCCAAGGCTCAGGAGACAGCTCGGGCTGCTGTTGAGCCCCTCGTTGTGCACTCTGGTGCATGCCAGTGCccctggagtggggtggggggggtcacccTCTGCTCCCCTGGGACTGAGACCAGCCCACCCCGGTCCCTGGCGGGGAAGGTGGCTCCCTTGCTGAGCTGTGGAGGTGGGATGGGGCTCATGACTCCTGTCCCAACCCCATAGAGGGGAACAGGTGTCCCCTGACTCGTGCCTGGGGGGTGGTTAGAGACCCTGCCCGTGGTTCCaccccccccaaacattccttcttgtaagctggggtggggggcagaggcagagccgGGTCTGGAGTCTCCCCTCGTCAGTGCCTTCTCGCTTCAGCTGTATTTCTTGctgcctgggccccagcgagGCCCCACCCAACCCTTCCCTGAGGCTTGTGGGTCCTAACTggggacccccccacaccctgtttGTGTGTtcctggccaggtgcccagcccccacccctcagcctgtATTGGCTTTTATTGTGTACTCGCTCTCTGTGGCTCCTCGTCTTATTAAACGTGTGCATGTCTGCAATCCGCACTCCCTGCATCTCTGCTTATGGGGCAGGGCACCATGGCTTggtccttcccctcccagagccggggagagaacccaggcatcctggctcccagcccccctgttctaacccactagaccccactctcctcccagagctggagatagaacccaggagtcctggctcccagcacccactGCTGTAACCTCCTAGGCCGCACCACTGATGGGAGATTTATTCTTTTGTCAGTGTGGGCAGGACTCAGTTTTTCTAAGCTTTCTGGGGGCTTCAGGCACTGAGTTCCCCATTCACTGGGCACCCAGTTCCCTTAGGGAGCTCTGAACATCTGGGCCTCAATGTCTCCAGCCACAGGGGGAGCATACTGACAACACAGAGGTACAGACACTGGTGATTAGGCCATAGACTGCGTTCAGTAACTGGTGCATCTGGGGGAGCGTTTTACAGTCAGGACTGGGGTTTGCAAAGACCCCAACTCCCCTTGTCTCTCAGCTCAGGTCAGCATGGCTCCCAGAGGGAACAGACAACCATGTGCCCGGCCTCCATTCCTGCCCCTTAGCTCTGGGGAAAGCTCCCTAAAGATACCCCTTGGCCTCCTCTGAATCCCGTGTGCgctgctgcaggcagctggagggctgtgctgGCCCGTGGCTACACACTGCATACATTCTACTAAGTCACCCCATCTCACTTCACCCACCTGCAGAGTCTGGAAGGTCTTTTAGTCTTTACCTGCATGGGAACGTTGCACTGGTTacaccagggatctcaaactcaaatcaccatgagggccacatgaggactagtacattggcccaagggctgcatcactgacacccccgcacccccactgcccccagacctgctccactccacctcttccatgagaccccgcccctgccctgcctcttcccaccccttccctgcccccattccaaccccttccccaaaatccccaccccaactccgcccctgccctgcctcttctctgcctcctcccctgagcaggaggctccctgttcctccccccctccctcctggctgTTTGGCGGAgggaagcacctggaggtaggcGGAGGCGCGGGAACGCGGCGCTCTCGGGGGGGAGCTTGCTGGCCGCAGCAAATAActtggggggggaatgggggggcatGGGGAGCTTGGCAGGCCACAGCAACCCCTGGGTTACACGCTGATTGGTTTGaacctgctgctggaccccgttgGACACTACAATACCTGTTCCCAATtgtaaactaaactgaaataggtagggtgaccagatgtcccgtctttatagggacagccccttttttggggactttttcttatataagcgcctattaccccccaccccctgtcccgttttttcacagttgctatctggtcaccctagaaataGGCCACTTCTAAACCCAAATGGGAGACAGTGCCATGGTTTGTTCTGGCTTGGATGTCTGAGTTGGAATTTGCAGGTTGGCTGCGTTAGACTGatgcaatttccccatgtagatgaTACCTAACGGGCTGTctactcaggaaagttaatctgaattCACTTTTAAAGTAGATTCCTTAAagtgcattaaacccctgtgtggatgcttttattatttagaattaaagtgagCTGAATACAGTTTAGCTTAATTCATTTTGGCTGTAAATTAAAATCAACTGAATTAGCGTCaccttaattctgaataagagcatccataCAGGGATTTAATCTGGTTTAGTGGCTCCATTTTAAATTCACCCCTTAGATCACAAGCTGCTTGAGGTGGGGAGGGTTGGGTATTCTGTGTCTCCTGGACCAAGTGGGCCCCAACCTGCTGTGCTCTTTGTGTGCTACTGCTGTATACGTGTTACTAGCATAAatagcactgggggggggggtgtcattgGATTTTGGacaaaaatgttttgctgaaaaatAGGGTTCCATCTCTATATACACGTAGATTCCCCCTTCccataaatatttaacaatttaaaatattttgaaggggaaaatattgcaaatttttggtttgaaattgTGGGGAAATGTCAACTTTCTcgcatttttattttcttgcattTTCTATGGGGGAAAAAGGAGTTTGAAAGGTTTTTAAAGTTGGAGAATGTGGGAGGAAGAACCCCTCTGTTTCTCGTGTCTGCATTTTCCCAGTGAGAGAAAAcgttttaaccaaaaaaaagtgATCATTGttctacccttttttttttttttcccagtgaggtaaaaaaggagagaaagggaatttaaaaaaaaaaaagaaaaaaaaagtgagagaaggaaaaagcaagaaaatccttttttaattacataaatgtttgtttacaaacactttggaaaaaaacttgtttcaaattttgaaacaaaaacaatttaaaaagtttaaaatgttgaAGAAACAAAAATTGTTCATTTTCTGTTGAAGCTTTTTGTAAAACAAACTTTCGACCCATCTCTCAAGTGCAGGAGACAGTTTCGAGGCACATGTTGGCTTTGTTAGGTACAGTCCCAGCTTGCAAGCCTAGGGACTTGCACGGTCTGTctctagctgtgtctacactacgcaggCTATGCCAGCATGCGCTGCACCTCCAGAAGTTTTTCTGCCAGTGGAGGAACGTGACCTCGCCAAACAACGTGAGTTGTGCTGACAAGCCCTTTTCTGCCCGCACAGCTGGGGctttgttggcatagctatgttgctaGGTTGTGTGTTTTGTTCACACCCCTGGCTGACATAtccattaagtgtagacaaggtcttagcaTCTCCTGGGACAGGACTGACGTGAGGGAGTCCAGCCCCACAGGGAAGCTATCTGGGAGTTATGAATTCAGTCCAAAATTTGGGCATTTTAGGGTTTGTTTTGGGggcagttttttattttatttttaaaaagaaaatgagcaaTTTTAATTTCATTCAGACATTTTGAttagtttttgtttggttgtttttcttcctgtttcaGGGGGGACGGGACTTTGAGGGGGAACACTAGTTTTTCTGGTTCCCCTTTTTTCACGGGTTATGGGTTATTTAAACTTTTGAAACTGTCAAATGGTTTCATTTCAGAATAGCAGGAGTCGGGGGAATTCCTTCTGTCCCTCACTTTTACATCCCCTCCCTCTTTTCCTGGGGCAAGGAAAGGGGAGGGCtactggaggagggaaggaattcCCCCACTGTTTGTAGAATAAaattttttactttgtttaaaaaacaataaatctTTTTCTGTGGGAAGTGGCTTTGCGGAAACATCCCTTTGGGATTAAAAAGCTTTTTGGAGGGAAATGTGTTGAGCTGCTCCAGGTCTCagcatcaagctggaagggctgAGAATCCCAGCTGAGGGATGCTTTCGCCAGACACCAGTCACTGGGCTTAGTACAGAAGTTAGACTAGGTGAGCCACTGTTCTCTGCTGGAAGGACCGGAGCGGTTTTGTGGGCATTTCTCCCTGCACTTCTCAGACACCTTGGAGCTGCACTGGGTCATCTGGGTGTGAGACGTGGCCCCGCGTAGGCTGGCTGGGTCGAGCCCCCGGGAAGCGCAGCAGTGACTAATACATGGGTCACAGAGGCTAATGTTTCTGGGCATCTCTCTGGGGAGAATGAATTTGACTGGTCACCCACGCAGCTGTCTGTCCTTCCCCCTGCAGTGTCTGTCCTCATCTACCCACCTTGTCCTTTTACTGATAACATTACATATCTCTACCTGGTGTCTGTCTGTCCATTTCTCCACGCTTTCTAGCCATCCCCATACATACCTGCTTTTTTCTCTGCCTGTGTCCTCCCATCCCTCCTCAGTCTGCCTATCTGTCAGGACTCCTCTTGGTTTCTTTGTGACCCTGGATGTCGAATAAACCCTGCCCCTGCCTCAATGTGCCTGTTTTATTTGAATCCCACTGGGGCTCAGCTTCCTTTGTGAAGACTGGGTCCTGGTTCATAGGCTGAGCCCTGAGACCAGGGGCATGGCGCTGACTTCAGGTAGTGACCTCTGAATGAAGAGCAGAAATGGAGCAAGGCAAGCAGGCTTTTAACGCTCCGGGGTCAGGGGCAAATAGCTTTGTTCCTACTCTGCGATGGTGCCTCTGAGCGTGCCAATgcagggggcaatgggggggCAGAGGCCCCAAAGAGTCCCACAGGAGGCGGATGCTGCTGCAGAGTTTGTCCCTCTCACTGACAGAAGCTCTGTTGGCCACACCCTGATTCTAGCTGTAAAATCCTCAGGGACCTGGAGGGGAGCAAGCCCCACCATCTCTCTGTTCACTGCCCTGGAATTTCCTTCACATCTCCCAGAGCCCAGAACGCACCTAGACTTAAGGCCTGCTTACACACAGCGTAGATTAACCCCacatgtggacattcttattccagAAGAAGAGTTCTTGGCTTCTGTGTATCACTGCACAGGCTTTGCCAGTAACTGTAGTAGCTAGACCAGCAAACCCtcttagtgtggacacagtttatACCAGCAAGAAAAGATGGTGCTTTTGCTGGCACGTCCAGCAGGTGCCTTGTACACACTAGAAAAGCTTTTCTGCCGTAGCTGGACCAGTCTAGTTACACGGGCAAATCCTCCTGGAGGAGACAAAAGTACTCATGTGCCAGTATAAATCCATCTGCTCTCAAGCTTAGAACGGGTATGTGGGTAACAAAACTACACCTGGTGAAACAGCTCTGCTCATATCAATGGTAAATGTAGACCAGATCTCCATCAAGTGAAAGAGCTGTACCAGTAGAAGAGGAGTATTGCTAAGAGCTTTGCTGGCACACCTTTGTGAGTCGGGATACACTGCTTCACAACCCCGACCCATAAAACTGAGTCGACAGGAGTCTACAGTGTAGACAGCGCCTGAGGGTTTATGTACATGTGTAGTTTTCCTGACTATAACTCCAGAAGTGGGCATTTTTAGggattgtctacatggggatattAATCCAGTTTATGGCAGGGCATGAATATAAAGCGGAATAGTTTAGAATAACTTCCTGTGTTGTATGCTTTTATTCTACAATAAAGTCTTGTTTACATGGGTGCACTCAGAAAAATTAGTCTGTATTAAAGATGTGAATTacagaataagagcatccacatatGGAGTTTTTCAGAATAGCTGTtctactttaaattcacaccctgccTTAATCAAGAGCAACTCCATGTGTAGAACAGCCTTTAAGATTCTGAAAACCAGGATTGACACCATTTTATTCCTTTGAAAAATGGGAATTAGAGGGCTAAAGTAAATCTCTCCTGTGGTAATACCCAGAAATAGGGTTATGTGCAGGGGAGAGAACTGCACCTCCCACTCAGCTACCAGCTGTATCTCCCTCCTGacctctccatccccccacagGGCTAGAGGGGAAAGGGGCTCTGCAGTAGGTGAGGGTCATAGAGGTATGAGCTGCCTCATTCATCTCAGTGTGGTGCTTTCAGCTGACAGATTTATCTTGACGCCATACCAGTGTGTGTGAGCTGCCACATTCATCTCAGTGGGGTGTTCACATCCCCCATATCCTGGGGTGCACTACTTTTAAGGCAGATTACCAATATGCATGAATGGTAATCTGAAAGCTGTAAGCAGCTCACTTGTGTTGGGGGTAGGAGGGGGGTTTCTGACTCTAGAACTCCTTGACCAAATTACTCCAAATTCGCAGCACAACTCCTACTCCAGCTCCTGTCGGTGGTCTACCAGCAATCAAGATGATCTCACTGTATGTGGATTTCAGTGCATTTTGAAGATGTAAAAGAAGCTAATTTTGTGTGGGGCAGAATCTTGGGAACCATTGGATCAAATGACCCTAAACACTGGCCACTAATTCTTCCCCTAGGCTTAATGAAGCCAAGCAATTTTCAGGACAGTGTGAGTATGCCTGCAGATTTTAGAGCCTTTTGAATTCGCTACTCTTTAACAAAAAGTTCTGCCCTTGAGGTTGACGTCCACTCCACTCTAAACTCCAACCATAGAAggataacaaaaatatttttttttttggtgcaggtTGGTGGTTAATTAATGTTTTTTAGCATTTCAGTGTTGCCGGATTTAatcattttattgcaagtcttggaCATTGggtgtttctcttaaagccccagctcctagcgTTAGGTgattattcctggctctgcttctgGCTTGCTGAGTGACCTTGAACAGTCACTTCACcatgttgtgcctcagtttccccatctctaaaatgcgggtagttatactgaccttgTTTTTAAAGCACATTGGGATCAACACAGGTGAAAAACAATAGATAGAAGCTAGAGATTATTATAATTGTTTATGTGAGACAGCCAGCTTTCTTACTTTGTAAAGGGAGTTTCTGGCCCTGCTGTTGGATGAGAAAAGTTGGAAAAGTGACCACCCctaaagtcttaaaaaaaaattaaaaagaatcgTATACTTGTTTACAAAAAACTCCCATGATTTTTAAACACAATCCCATTAATTTAAAAGTCAGTCTCATTACTATTGAACCCAATCCCAGGATTTCTAACCCTGATCCCATGATTTTAGGCCCATCTCATGATTGGGGGGGAAGCTGACTTATGGTTTTTGGATCAGGGTCAGGCAGACTGTTCACCAGCCGGGCATTGGAGGGTGGTGGGGCACTGCGAGTGTGGGGTCACCCCTGGGTGAAATAGGGGTCCCCCTCAAAATACACTCAGCATCCATCCCACACCAACATGGCTATACCACATAGCTGACCTACCCACTGCCTGACTGTGAAAGGGGTGTAAAAAAATTCCCCACAACAGGTTTCCAAACGAATGGGGGGGGGAATTAATCCACAAACAACGgg
Coding sequences within it:
- the RAB2B gene encoding ras-related protein Rab-2B isoform X1 — encoded protein: MSYAYLFKYIIIGDTGVGKSCLLLQFTDKRFQPVHDLTIGVEFGARMINIDSKQIKLQIWDTAGQESFRSITRSYYRGAAGALLVYDITRRETFNHLTSWLEDARQHSSSNMVIMLIGNKSDLESRRDVQKAEGEAFAREHGLVFMETSAKTSTNVEEAFIDTAKEIYRKIQQGLFDVNNEANGIKIGPQQPSGTAPGAGSRHSPQGSGDSSGCC
- the RAB2B gene encoding ras-related protein Rab-2B isoform X2 translates to MINIDSKQIKLQIWDTAGQESFRSITRSYYRGAAGALLVYDITRRETFNHLTSWLEDARQHSSSNMVIMLIGNKSDLESRRDVQKAEGEAFAREHGLVFMETSAKTSTNVEEAFIDTAKEIYRKIQQGLFDVNNEANGIKIGPQQPSGTAPGAGSRHSPQGSGDSSGCC